The Streptomyces sp. NBC_01353 genome contains a region encoding:
- a CDS encoding cytochrome c biogenesis protein ResB, whose protein sequence is MSNTSPNETDVRDELGAAGSQLSTAPKEESAVGGPALGVVGWIRWFWRQLTSMRVALILLFLLSLGAIPGSLIPQTSADELKVQTFKEAHETLTPIYEKLQLFDVYSSVWFSAIYILLFVSLIGCIVPRSWQFVGQLRGLPPGAPGRLTRLPAYTTWRTDAEPEQVREAALALFKGRRFRAHTVKDAVAAEKGYLREAGNLVFHIALIVMLVAFAWGQLFKSEGGKLIVEGDGFSNTLTQYDDFRSGSLYSTEDLAPFGFQLDSFTGTYEKSGPQRGTPRTFEAAVTYSEAGGAEKKAVIRVNEPLEVGGSKVYLISHGYAPVVTVKDGRGKVVFHGAVPLLPFDNNITSTGAIKVMDGYRDKNGKKEQLGFQAFFVPTFAGAGKGDMFSQFPALDFPVMALTGFHGDLRVDSGLPQNVYQLDKSKMTQFEVEGGTGTANRLLPGETMKLPDGAGSITFEKDIKEWASFQVSQQPGNGLALTGAIAAIAGLTGSLFIQRRRVWVRAVRGKDGVTVVEMAGLGRSESAKLPEELAELAVTLNAQAPTAPEPATAEAEGAEK, encoded by the coding sequence ATGAGCAACACCAGCCCGAACGAGACCGACGTGCGCGATGAGCTGGGCGCCGCGGGCTCCCAGCTCTCCACCGCTCCCAAGGAGGAGTCCGCCGTCGGCGGACCCGCCCTCGGCGTCGTCGGCTGGATCCGCTGGTTCTGGCGGCAGCTGACCTCGATGCGGGTCGCGCTGATCCTGCTCTTCCTGCTCTCCCTCGGCGCGATCCCCGGCTCGCTCATCCCGCAGACCAGCGCGGACGAGCTGAAGGTGCAGACCTTCAAGGAAGCCCACGAGACGCTCACGCCGATCTACGAGAAGCTCCAGCTCTTCGACGTCTACAGCTCGGTGTGGTTCTCCGCGATCTACATACTGCTGTTCGTCTCCCTCATCGGCTGCATCGTGCCGCGCAGCTGGCAGTTCGTCGGCCAGCTCCGCGGCCTGCCGCCCGGCGCCCCCGGCCGCCTCACCCGGCTGCCCGCGTACACGACCTGGCGCACCGATGCCGAGCCCGAGCAGGTCCGGGAGGCCGCGCTCGCCCTGTTCAAGGGCCGCCGGTTCCGCGCGCACACCGTCAAGGACGCCGTCGCCGCCGAGAAGGGCTATCTGCGCGAGGCCGGAAACCTGGTCTTCCACATCGCCCTGATCGTGATGCTGGTCGCCTTCGCGTGGGGGCAGCTTTTCAAGTCCGAGGGCGGCAAGCTGATCGTCGAGGGCGACGGCTTCTCCAACACCCTCACCCAGTACGACGACTTCCGGTCCGGCTCGCTCTACAGCACCGAGGACCTCGCACCGTTCGGCTTCCAGCTGGACAGCTTCACCGGTACGTACGAGAAGAGCGGCCCGCAGCGCGGCACCCCGCGCACCTTCGAGGCCGCCGTCACGTACTCCGAGGCGGGCGGCGCGGAGAAGAAGGCGGTCATCCGCGTCAACGAGCCGCTGGAGGTCGGCGGCTCCAAGGTGTACCTGATCTCCCACGGGTACGCGCCCGTGGTCACCGTCAAGGACGGCCGGGGCAAGGTCGTCTTCCACGGCGCCGTACCGCTGCTGCCGTTCGACAACAACATCACCTCCACCGGCGCGATCAAGGTGATGGACGGCTACCGCGACAAGAACGGCAAGAAGGAGCAGCTGGGCTTCCAGGCCTTCTTCGTGCCGACCTTCGCGGGCGCCGGCAAGGGCGACATGTTCTCGCAGTTCCCGGCGCTCGACTTCCCCGTCATGGCGCTCACCGGCTTCCACGGCGATCTGCGGGTGGACTCCGGACTGCCGCAGAACGTGTACCAGCTGGACAAGTCCAAGATGACCCAGTTCGAGGTCGAGGGCGGCACGGGCACGGCCAACCGGCTGCTGCCCGGCGAGACGATGAAGCTGCCCGACGGTGCCGGCTCGATCACCTTCGAGAAGGACATCAAGGAGTGGGCGAGCTTCCAGGTCTCCCAGCAGCCCGGCAACGGCCTCGCCCTCACGGGCGCGATCGCCGCGATCGCCGGCCTGACCGGCTCGCTGTTCATCCAGCGGCGCCGGGTCTGGGTCCGGGCCGTTCGGGGGAAGGACGGCGTGACCGTCGTCGAGATGGCGGGTCTTGGCCGGAGCGAGTCCGCCAAGCTCCCGGAGGAGCTGGCCGAACTCGCGGTCACGCTCAACGCACAGGCGCCGACCGCGCCCGAACCTGCCACAGCAGAAGCCGAAGGGGCTGAGAAGTGA
- the ccsB gene encoding c-type cytochrome biogenesis protein CcsB: MSLAAETNESLARMSDMLIYSSMAVYTLAFFAHIAEWVLGSRSKVGRTAAALTRPAGEASAPAVTVQVKTAGGTTVLDKPKVVTRSGAGVRDVPDGPGAAGGTVKGDLYGRIAVSLTALAFLIEAAGVVTRALSVQRAPWGNMYEFSTTFSTVAVGAYLGFLFAKKNVRWIGLPLVTTVLLDLGVAITWLKTPSDQLVPALDSYWLWIHVSTAIFCGAVFYLGAVATVLYLFRDSYENKLATGGNPGTFARSVLERLPSAASLDKFSYRVNAAIFPLWTFTIIAGAIWAGDAWGRYWGWDAKEVWSFITWVGYAAYLHARATAGWKGRKAAYIALIAFGCFLFNYYGVNIFVTSKHSYAGV, from the coding sequence GTGAGTCTCGCAGCCGAGACCAACGAGAGCCTGGCGCGGATGAGCGACATGCTCATCTACTCGTCGATGGCCGTCTACACCTTGGCCTTCTTCGCGCACATCGCCGAGTGGGTGCTCGGAAGCCGGAGCAAGGTCGGCCGTACGGCCGCCGCGCTCACCCGGCCGGCCGGGGAGGCCTCCGCCCCGGCTGTCACCGTCCAGGTCAAGACGGCCGGCGGCACCACCGTCCTCGACAAGCCCAAGGTCGTCACCCGGTCCGGCGCCGGTGTCCGTGACGTGCCGGACGGTCCCGGCGCGGCCGGCGGCACGGTCAAGGGCGATCTGTACGGCCGTATCGCCGTCTCGCTGACCGCGCTCGCCTTCCTCATCGAGGCGGCGGGCGTCGTCACCCGCGCGCTCTCCGTGCAGCGGGCCCCCTGGGGCAACATGTACGAGTTCTCCACCACCTTCTCCACCGTGGCGGTCGGCGCGTACCTCGGCTTCCTCTTCGCCAAGAAGAACGTCCGCTGGATCGGCCTGCCGCTGGTCACCACGGTCCTGCTCGACCTCGGTGTGGCCATCACCTGGTTGAAGACCCCCAGCGACCAGCTGGTGCCCGCGCTCGACTCGTACTGGCTGTGGATCCACGTCTCCACCGCGATCTTCTGCGGCGCGGTCTTCTACCTGGGCGCGGTCGCCACCGTGCTGTACCTCTTCCGCGACTCGTACGAGAACAAGCTCGCGACCGGCGGCAACCCGGGTACCTTCGCCCGCTCCGTGCTCGAGCGGCTGCCGTCCGCGGCCTCGCTGGACAAGTTCTCCTACCGGGTCAACGCGGCGATCTTCCCGCTGTGGACCTTCACGATCATCGCCGGCGCGATCTGGGCCGGCGACGCGTGGGGCCGCTACTGGGGCTGGGACGCCAAGGAGGTCTGGTCCTTCATCACGTGGGTCGGTTACGCGGCGTATCTGCACGCCCGCGCGACCGCCGGCTGGAAGGGCCGCAAGGCCGCGTACATCGCGCTCATCGCCTTCGGTTGCTTCCTCTTCAACTACTACGGCGTCAACATCTTCGTGACCAGCAAGCACTCGTACGCGGGCGTGTGA
- a CDS encoding SRPBCC domain-containing protein — MSEIPRGRYETHDGDAHLLRFVVELPHQAVRVWAAVASPEGLPQWLCAADPLEPRLGGAVTLRWLNGDTVVSGRVTAWDPELVAEYTVDAPHGRIRFHLEPADRGGSTVLRFTNEMRGTQEEKLDLLAGWHDHFERLAAALDGRPTDWREWTAERWQHLRDLYERDEAPWPKWEP, encoded by the coding sequence ATGAGCGAGATACCTCGGGGCAGGTACGAGACCCATGACGGCGACGCTCATCTGCTGCGGTTCGTGGTGGAGCTCCCGCACCAGGCGGTGCGGGTCTGGGCGGCCGTCGCGTCGCCCGAGGGTCTGCCGCAGTGGCTCTGCGCGGCGGATCCCCTGGAGCCGAGGCTCGGCGGAGCGGTGACGCTGCGCTGGCTGAACGGGGACACGGTGGTCTCGGGGCGGGTGACGGCCTGGGACCCGGAGCTTGTGGCCGAGTACACGGTCGATGCGCCGCACGGTCGGATCCGGTTCCATCTGGAACCGGCCGACCGCGGCGGGTCGACCGTGCTGCGTTTCACCAACGAGATGCGTGGGACGCAGGAGGAGAAGCTGGACCTCCTGGCGGGGTGGCACGACCACTTCGAGCGGCTGGCGGCGGCGTTGGACGGTCGCCCGACGGACTGGCGGGAGTGGACCGCCGAGCGCTGGCAGCACCTCCGGGACCTGTACGAGCGGGACGAGGCGCCGTGGCCGAAGTGGGAGCCGTGA
- a CDS encoding 2-oxoglutarate and iron-dependent oxygenase domain-containing protein: MSEMSEASLPTIDLTRDPAGQLPAVDRALLEAGFLLVTGHGVDPGLRAEIRAVARRFFHLPPAVKEPYAVRVGGRGWLGPGAEANGYAEGTATPPDLKESLSFAADEPTGDPAVDAEWFLPNTWPAEVPELKPLVERYLAQMQALSDHILDLLGEALGEERDFFTRHTGHPTFGFNINWYPGRERTGEPEPGQFRIGPHTDFGTVTVLDREAGKGGLQVFTDAGGWQDAPFDPAAFTVNIGDVMAGWTGGRWRSGRHRVLPPPADAPAEELMSLVYFYECDPGTTIHGIESHSYLRAQLDAIATD; this comes from the coding sequence ATGAGCGAGATGAGTGAAGCGAGCCTTCCTACGATCGATCTGACCCGCGATCCGGCCGGGCAGCTGCCCGCCGTCGACCGGGCCCTGCTGGAGGCCGGCTTCCTGCTGGTCACCGGGCACGGGGTCGACCCCGGTCTGCGGGCGGAGATCCGGGCGGTCGCCCGGCGCTTCTTCCACCTCCCGCCCGCCGTGAAGGAGCCGTACGCGGTGCGGGTCGGCGGGCGGGGCTGGCTCGGTCCTGGCGCGGAGGCCAACGGGTACGCGGAGGGCACGGCGACCCCGCCCGATCTGAAGGAGTCGCTCTCCTTCGCGGCGGACGAGCCGACCGGGGATCCGGCAGTGGACGCCGAGTGGTTCCTGCCGAACACCTGGCCGGCCGAGGTGCCCGAGCTGAAACCGCTGGTGGAGAGGTATCTGGCGCAGATGCAGGCGCTGTCGGACCACATCCTCGACCTGCTCGGCGAGGCGCTCGGCGAGGAGCGGGACTTCTTCACCCGGCACACCGGGCACCCCACCTTCGGCTTCAACATCAACTGGTACCCCGGGCGGGAGCGGACCGGCGAGCCGGAGCCGGGCCAGTTCCGGATCGGCCCGCACACCGACTTCGGCACGGTCACCGTCCTGGACCGGGAGGCGGGCAAGGGCGGTCTGCAGGTCTTCACCGACGCCGGCGGCTGGCAGGACGCACCCTTCGATCCCGCTGCGTTCACCGTCAACATCGGTGATGTGATGGCGGGTTGGACCGGCGGGCGGTGGCGTTCGGGACGCCACCGGGTGCTGCCGCCGCCGGCCGACGCGCCCGCCGAGGAGCTGATGTCGCTGGTCTACTTCTACGAGTGCGATCCGGGGACCACGATCCACGGCATCGAGTCGCACAGCTATCTGCGGGCCCAGCTCGACGCCATCGCCACGGACTGA
- a CDS encoding nucleoside deaminase, with product MDPEQARQWLRTALDEARAGLGEGGIPIGAALYGADGTLLGRGRNRRVQDGDPSTHAETAAFRAAGRQRSYRGTTMVTTLSPCWYCSGLVRQFGISRVVVGEAETFHGGHDWLAEHGVEVVVLDDPECVALMREFIERHPALWNEDIGDERDE from the coding sequence ATGGACCCGGAGCAGGCCCGCCAGTGGCTCCGCACCGCCCTCGACGAGGCCCGCGCCGGGCTCGGCGAGGGCGGTATCCCGATCGGGGCCGCGCTGTACGGGGCGGACGGGACGCTGCTCGGGCGCGGGCGCAACCGGCGCGTGCAGGACGGGGACCCGTCGACGCACGCGGAGACCGCCGCGTTCCGGGCGGCCGGGCGGCAGCGCTCGTACCGGGGCACGACGATGGTGACGACCCTGTCGCCGTGCTGGTACTGCTCCGGTCTGGTGCGGCAGTTCGGGATCTCGCGGGTGGTCGTCGGGGAGGCGGAGACCTTCCACGGCGGGCACGACTGGCTGGCCGAGCACGGCGTCGAGGTCGTGGTGCTCGACGACCCCGAATGCGTCGCGCTGATGCGGGAGTTCATCGAGAGGCATCCGGCTCTGTGGAACGAGGACATCGGCGATGAGCGAGATGAGTGA
- a CDS encoding winged helix-turn-helix domain-containing protein, which translates to MTDRSQIPEFDPQGPQLVYVAVADHITARIAAGELAPGARLPAERDLAEEYGVAYLTVRRAARVLRERGLILTVHGKGTFVVDPLPTDEGHQQV; encoded by the coding sequence GTGACCGACCGCAGTCAGATTCCGGAGTTCGACCCGCAGGGCCCCCAACTGGTGTACGTCGCGGTGGCCGACCACATCACCGCCCGTATCGCGGCCGGGGAGCTGGCCCCGGGCGCCCGTCTGCCCGCCGAGCGGGACCTTGCCGAGGAGTACGGCGTCGCCTATCTGACGGTGCGCCGCGCGGCCCGGGTCCTGCGCGAGCGGGGCCTGATCCTGACCGTTCACGGCAAGGGCACCTTCGTCGTCGATCCACTGCCGACGGACGAGGGCCACCAGCAGGTGTGA
- a CDS encoding PadR family transcriptional regulator, whose translation MEPGDSTKQARAAAQLRKGVLEYCVLALMRDRPRYGVELLRALEDSGALATSQGTVYPLLSRLRRDDLVTTTWQESASGPPRRYYALTDSGRAALDEFTRVWPGFRNAVDAFLTTPHPSTGDLA comes from the coding sequence ATGGAACCAGGTGATTCGACCAAGCAGGCCCGGGCAGCCGCCCAGCTGCGCAAGGGCGTCCTGGAGTACTGCGTACTCGCCCTGATGCGGGACCGCCCCCGCTACGGCGTGGAACTCCTCCGCGCCCTGGAGGACTCCGGCGCCCTGGCCACCAGTCAAGGCACGGTCTACCCGCTGCTCTCCCGGCTCCGCCGCGACGACCTGGTCACCACCACTTGGCAGGAGTCCGCCTCCGGACCGCCCCGTCGCTACTACGCGCTCACCGACAGCGGCCGGGCCGCACTCGACGAGTTCACCCGCGTGTGGCCCGGCTTCCGCAACGCCGTCGACGCCTTCCTCACCACACCGCACCCCTCCACGGGAGACCTCGCATGA
- a CDS encoding NAD(P)H-dependent oxidoreductase: protein MNLDTSRGADRSFLFVLGSSRSDGNTEMLAREAAAQLPSDLPQRWVDLNRLPLPDFQDGRHETAAGPAGENEELLRQATVEATDIVIVSPLYWYSFSAQTKRYLDYWSGWLNMPGSDFKERMAGGTLWGVTAMADDDHVVADGLVTGLSHSAAYLRMRFGGVLTGTGSRPGRVRADERAMTHARTFFQGEPPLARFPYETKAGAAA, encoded by the coding sequence ATGAATCTCGACACCTCCCGTGGCGCGGACCGCTCGTTCCTCTTCGTCCTCGGCAGCTCCCGCTCGGACGGCAACACCGAGATGCTCGCCCGTGAGGCTGCCGCCCAGCTGCCCTCCGACCTCCCGCAACGCTGGGTGGACCTGAACCGGCTGCCCCTGCCCGACTTCCAGGACGGACGGCACGAGACCGCCGCCGGGCCGGCCGGGGAGAACGAGGAGCTGCTGCGGCAGGCCACGGTGGAGGCCACCGACATCGTCATCGTCTCGCCCCTGTACTGGTACAGCTTCTCCGCGCAGACCAAGCGCTACCTGGACTACTGGTCGGGCTGGCTCAACATGCCCGGCTCGGACTTCAAGGAGCGCATGGCGGGCGGCACGCTGTGGGGAGTGACCGCCATGGCGGACGACGACCACGTCGTCGCGGACGGCCTGGTCACCGGCCTGAGCCATTCGGCGGCCTACCTGCGGATGCGGTTCGGCGGAGTCCTGACCGGAACGGGCTCCCGGCCCGGCCGTGTGCGGGCCGACGAACGGGCGATGACCCACGCCAGGACCTTCTTCCAGGGCGAGCCCCCGCTCGCCCGCTTCCCCTACGAGACGAAGGCCGGCGCCGCCGCGTAA
- a CDS encoding DMT family transporter, which translates to MRNETRGTLELTLAMVLSGTLGIFVVESGASPFDVVFFRCLFGAAALGAYSLARGYFTGHGFTPKKLGLAVLGGVFIVFNWVFLFEAYEATSISFATVVYHTQPFFLVVFGAVLFRERITAAKFGWLGVAFVGLVLVSGIRPGDTASLKGLGLALAAAVLYALSTIVTKRITGVRPHLIALVQVLVGLPLLLPFADFGAASRLGAGWGWLAGLGLIHTGLMYVLMYAAYQKLPTAKIAVLAFTYPAVAMFADWAVYGHHIGLVQALGVPLIVLASLKVTLAARTPAAAPAPRTAAHAPAAASPAATRSA; encoded by the coding sequence ATGAGAAACGAGACCAGGGGAACCCTCGAACTGACCCTCGCCATGGTGCTCTCCGGCACCCTCGGCATCTTCGTCGTCGAGTCCGGGGCGTCGCCCTTCGACGTGGTGTTCTTCCGGTGCCTCTTCGGGGCCGCCGCCCTCGGCGCGTACAGCCTCGCCCGGGGCTACTTCACCGGGCACGGCTTCACGCCGAAGAAGCTCGGACTCGCCGTGCTCGGCGGGGTGTTCATCGTCTTCAACTGGGTCTTCCTCTTCGAGGCGTACGAAGCCACCTCGATCTCCTTCGCCACCGTCGTCTACCACACGCAGCCGTTCTTCCTGGTGGTCTTCGGCGCCGTGCTCTTCCGGGAGCGGATCACGGCGGCGAAGTTCGGCTGGCTCGGGGTGGCCTTCGTCGGGCTCGTGCTGGTCTCCGGCATACGGCCCGGGGACACCGCCTCCCTCAAGGGGCTCGGCCTCGCGCTCGCCGCGGCCGTGCTCTACGCGCTGTCGACGATCGTCACCAAGCGGATCACCGGCGTCCGGCCCCACCTGATCGCCCTCGTGCAGGTCCTGGTCGGCCTTCCGCTGCTGCTGCCCTTCGCCGACTTCGGCGCGGCCTCCCGGCTCGGCGCCGGGTGGGGCTGGCTCGCCGGGCTCGGACTCATCCACACGGGGCTCATGTACGTCCTGATGTACGCGGCGTACCAGAAGCTGCCCACCGCGAAGATCGCCGTGCTCGCCTTCACCTACCCCGCCGTCGCGATGTTCGCCGACTGGGCGGTGTACGGGCACCACATCGGCCTCGTCCAGGCGCTCGGCGTCCCGCTGATCGTCCTGGCCAGCCTGAAGGTCACCCTCGCTGCTCGGACACCAGCCGCCGCGCCTGCTCCACGAACAGCCGCACATGCGCCGGCAGCCGCTTCCCCCGCCGCCACGCGATCTGCGTGA
- a CDS encoding LysR family transcriptional regulator: MELRLLVTFEKVAGVLSFTRAAADLRYAQSSVTSQIRTLESSLGVELFERLGSRIRLTEPGERLLPYARRIIELSEEARAAVVETEEPAGTIAVGTMESLTSYRLPPLLELFHHRYPKVRLALRPTLGDETRQALRQGTYDIGFLMEPETEHAGLESEVLAEEPLVLVASPRHPLAGRTDLTSADLAAAQLVGTEPGCPYRDLFERELRDWAPPFMEFGTIEATKRGVAGGLGIALVPRVTVSEELASGALVELNWRPPFTLFTQIAWRRGKRLPAHVRLFVEQARRLVSEQRG; encoded by the coding sequence ATGGAGCTCCGGCTCCTGGTCACCTTCGAGAAGGTCGCCGGTGTCCTCTCCTTCACCCGCGCCGCCGCCGATCTGCGGTACGCCCAGTCCAGCGTGACCAGCCAGATCCGCACCCTGGAGTCCTCGCTCGGCGTGGAGTTGTTCGAACGGCTCGGCAGCCGCATCCGGCTCACCGAGCCCGGTGAGCGGCTGCTGCCGTACGCCCGCCGGATCATCGAACTGTCCGAGGAGGCGCGGGCCGCGGTCGTGGAGACCGAGGAGCCGGCCGGGACGATCGCGGTGGGCACGATGGAGTCGCTGACCTCCTACCGGCTGCCGCCGCTCCTGGAGCTCTTCCACCACCGCTATCCGAAGGTCCGGTTGGCGCTGCGCCCGACCCTCGGCGACGAGACCCGGCAGGCGCTGCGCCAGGGGACGTACGACATCGGCTTCCTGATGGAGCCGGAGACGGAGCACGCGGGCCTGGAGAGCGAGGTCCTCGCCGAGGAGCCGCTGGTGCTGGTGGCCTCGCCGCGCCATCCGCTGGCGGGGCGTACGGATCTGACGTCGGCGGACCTGGCGGCAGCGCAACTGGTGGGGACCGAGCCGGGCTGCCCGTACCGCGACCTGTTCGAGCGAGAACTTCGGGACTGGGCGCCGCCGTTCATGGAGTTCGGCACGATCGAGGCGACCAAGCGGGGTGTGGCGGGCGGGCTCGGCATCGCCCTGGTGCCCCGGGTCACCGTCTCCGAGGAGCTGGCGTCCGGGGCACTGGTGGAGCTGAACTGGCGTCCGCCGTTCACGCTCTTCACGCAGATCGCGTGGCGGCGGGGGAAGCGGCTGCCGGCGCATGTGCGGCTGTTCGTGGAGCAGGCGCGGCGGCTGGTGTCCGAGCAGCGAGGGTGA
- a CDS encoding PLD nuclease N-terminal domain-containing protein: MLRALMYILPLALTIYAFIDCLNTPEDEAKHLPKVVWVIIILLFWIVGPIVWFAAGKMRKAPAGGRTPSEWHRSHRHEWVAPDDNPDFLKSLKDENKKDEAVLKDWEADLRRREEELKKREQGDDAKDSDS, from the coding sequence ATGCTCAGGGCGCTGATGTACATCCTGCCGCTGGCGCTGACGATCTACGCCTTCATCGACTGCCTCAACACCCCCGAGGACGAGGCCAAGCATCTGCCCAAGGTCGTCTGGGTCATCATCATCCTGCTCTTCTGGATCGTCGGCCCGATCGTCTGGTTCGCCGCGGGCAAGATGCGCAAGGCCCCCGCCGGCGGCCGTACGCCCTCCGAATGGCACCGCAGCCACCGCCACGAGTGGGTCGCCCCCGACGACAACCCCGACTTCCTCAAGTCCCTGAAGGACGAGAACAAGAAGGACGAGGCCGTCCTCAAGGACTGGGAGGCGGACCTGCGCCGTCGCGAGGAGGAGCTGAAGAAGCGCGAGCAGGGCGACGACGCCAAGGACAGCGACAGCTGA
- a CDS encoding menaquinone biosynthesis decarboxylase, with protein sequence MAYDDLRSLLRALEREGDLKRIKAEVDPYLEVGEIVDRVNKAGGPALLFENVKGSAMPLAMNVFGTDRRLLKALGLKSYGEISEKIGGLLKPELPHGFVGVREAFGKLGSMVHVPPKKVKDAPVQEVVLTGDDVDLDKLPALFTWPKDGGSFFNLGLTHTKHPETGIRNLGLYRLQRHDKRTIGMHWQIHKDSRNHYAVAAARGERLPVAIAFGCPPAVTYASTAPLPGDIDEYLFAGFVQGKRIEMVDCKTVPLQVPAQAEVVIEGWLEPGEMLPEGPFGDHTGFYTPQEPFPALKIDCVTMRKRPLLQSIVVGRPPTEDGPLGRATERFFLPLLKIIVPDIVDYHLPESGGFHNCAIISIDKKYPKHAQKVMHAIWGAHMMSLTKLIVIVDKDCDVHDLHEVSWRALGNTDYARDLTVVEGPVDHLDHASYQQFWGGKAGIDATKKLPEEGYTRDGGWPDMVESDPATAALVDRRWKEYGL encoded by the coding sequence ATGGCTTACGACGATCTCCGCTCGCTGCTCAGGGCGCTGGAGCGCGAAGGCGACCTCAAGCGCATCAAGGCCGAAGTCGATCCGTACCTGGAGGTCGGGGAGATCGTCGACCGGGTGAACAAGGCGGGAGGCCCGGCGCTCCTCTTCGAGAACGTCAAGGGCTCCGCCATGCCGCTCGCGATGAACGTCTTCGGGACGGACCGCCGACTGCTCAAGGCCCTGGGCCTGAAGTCGTACGGCGAGATCAGCGAGAAGATCGGCGGGCTGCTCAAGCCCGAGCTTCCGCACGGCTTCGTCGGGGTCCGTGAGGCCTTCGGCAAGCTCGGCTCGATGGTCCACGTGCCACCGAAGAAGGTGAAGGACGCTCCCGTCCAGGAGGTCGTCCTCACCGGCGACGACGTCGACCTGGACAAGCTGCCCGCGCTCTTCACCTGGCCCAAGGACGGCGGGTCCTTCTTCAACCTGGGTCTGACGCACACCAAGCACCCGGAGACGGGTATCCGGAACCTCGGGCTCTACCGGCTGCAGCGTCACGACAAGCGCACCATCGGCATGCACTGGCAGATCCACAAGGACAGCCGCAACCACTACGCGGTGGCCGCGGCGCGCGGCGAGCGGCTGCCCGTCGCGATCGCCTTCGGCTGCCCGCCCGCGGTGACGTACGCCTCGACGGCGCCGCTGCCCGGCGACATCGACGAGTACCTGTTCGCCGGCTTCGTGCAGGGCAAGCGGATCGAGATGGTCGACTGCAAGACGGTGCCGCTCCAGGTGCCGGCGCAGGCCGAGGTCGTCATCGAGGGCTGGCTGGAGCCGGGCGAGATGCTCCCGGAGGGCCCCTTCGGCGACCACACCGGCTTCTACACGCCGCAGGAGCCGTTCCCCGCGCTGAAGATCGACTGCGTGACGATGCGGAAGCGTCCGCTGCTCCAGTCGATCGTGGTCGGCCGGCCGCCGACGGAGGACGGGCCGCTCGGGCGTGCGACGGAGCGTTTCTTCCTGCCGCTCCTCAAGATCATCGTGCCGGACATCGTGGACTACCACCTGCCCGAGTCGGGCGGCTTCCACAACTGCGCGATCATCTCGATCGACAAGAAGTACCCGAAGCACGCGCAGAAGGTCATGCACGCCATCTGGGGCGCCCACATGATGTCGCTGACCAAGCTGATCGTCATCGTGGACAAGGACTGCGACGTGCACGACCTGCACGAGGTGTCCTGGCGCGCGCTCGGCAACACGGACTACGCCCGCGACCTCACGGTCGTCGAGGGCCCGGTGGACCATCTCGACCACGCCTCGTACCAGCAGTTCTGGGGCGGCAAGGCGGGCATCGACGCCACCAAGAAGCTCCCCGAGGAGGGCTACACCCGGGACGGCGGCTGGCCGGACATGGTGGAGTCGGACCCGGCGACGGCCGCCCTGGTGGACCGCCGCTGGAAGGAGTACGGCCTGTGA